A single region of the bacterium genome encodes:
- the ftsZ gene encoding cell division protein FtsZ, protein MFEYAEEIERLADIKVAGVGGAGGNAVGRMIAAGLSGVEFLAVNTDLQALKDSPAHNCMQIGAQLTKGLGSGGDPARGRAAAEEDREAIAKSLSGADMVFVTAGMGGGTGTGAAPVIAEIARNQGALTVGIVTKPFLFEGKVRQQQALDGIERLREAVDTLIIIPNQRLLEVVPPSTSMQEAFRIADNVLYDATRGIYEIISRHDHVNLDFADVRTVMKDMGEAMMGTGRAEGENRAVEAAQAAINSPLLENIDIKGSQAVLVNVLGREVGLQDTAAAMQYIQDAAGPQAHVIFGYGNDEEMGDTLQVTVIATGFQGVKPRSAGRRAASVPDDPDALLDEIVTTTGGGPEPVAVDEPAPAADAP, encoded by the coding sequence ATGTTCGAATACGCCGAAGAGATCGAACGTTTGGCTGATATCAAGGTGGCGGGCGTCGGAGGCGCGGGCGGGAATGCCGTCGGGCGCATGATCGCCGCCGGCCTTTCCGGGGTCGAATTCCTCGCGGTCAACACCGACCTGCAGGCCCTCAAGGATTCCCCAGCCCACAACTGCATGCAGATCGGCGCCCAGCTGACCAAGGGTCTCGGCTCGGGCGGCGATCCCGCGCGCGGCCGGGCCGCCGCCGAGGAGGACCGCGAGGCCATCGCGAAGAGCCTCAGCGGCGCCGACATGGTCTTCGTGACGGCGGGCATGGGCGGCGGCACCGGCACCGGCGCCGCGCCGGTCATCGCCGAGATCGCCCGCAACCAGGGCGCCCTCACGGTGGGCATCGTCACCAAGCCCTTCCTCTTCGAGGGCAAGGTGCGACAGCAGCAGGCCCTCGACGGCATCGAGCGGCTGCGCGAGGCCGTCGACACCCTGATCATCATTCCCAACCAGCGTCTGCTGGAGGTCGTGCCGCCGAGCACGTCGATGCAGGAGGCCTTCCGCATCGCCGACAACGTGCTGTACGACGCGACGCGCGGCATCTACGAGATCATCTCGCGCCACGACCACGTGAACCTCGACTTCGCCGACGTGCGCACGGTCATGAAGGACATGGGCGAGGCCATGATGGGCACCGGCCGGGCCGAGGGCGAGAACCGCGCCGTCGAGGCCGCACAGGCCGCCATCAACTCGCCGCTGCTCGAGAACATCGACATCAAGGGCAGCCAGGCCGTGCTGGTCAACGTGCTCGGCCGCGAGGTCGGCCTGCAGGACACGGCCGCGGCCATGCAGTACATCCAGGATGCCGCCGGCCCGCAGGCCCACGTCATCTTCGGCTACGGCAACGACGAGGAGATGGGCGACACCCTGCAGGTGACGGTCATCGCCACCGGGTTTCAGGGCGTGAAGCCGCGTTCGGCGGGCCGCCGGGCCGCCAGCGTGCCCGACGACCCGGACGCGCTCCTGGACGAGATCGTGACCACCACGGGCGGCGGCCCCGAGCCGGTCGCCGTCGACGAACCCGCGCCGGCTGCCGACGCGCCGAT